From a region of the Cognatiyoonia koreensis genome:
- the tcuA gene encoding FAD-dependent tricarballylate dehydrogenase TcuA — protein MSKQIVVVGSGNAAMCAGIAALEAGASVLMLEKADQDLAGGNTKYTAGAMRFAYDNADDLLPLLKDPNDPRLAVTDFGGYTKAKFADDLLGFNGGRALSDEQKRLIDQSLPAMQWLGGHGVKFEPIYARQSFEKDGRHVFWGGLTLAAENEGVGLFDMELAAFERLGGVIRYDAAVTGLIVEYGQVTGVNIGEEVIKADAVILACGGFEASKARRRDWMGGHWDKAKVRGTPMNTGDGLAMAIEIGAQKNGLDDGCHATPMDLHMPDYANLDLPASERKNYRKICYFLGVMLNADGDRFVDEGENFRNYTYAQFGKAVLDQPGHFAWQIFDAKVDELLYAEYSFHDAHYVQAETLEALCEKLDGVDAKAALNTLTAYNDAVNADVAFDPTKLDGKDTRGLPLAKSNWAQRLDTPPFKAYPVTGGITFTYCGVKVSESGAVLDDHEKPIAGLFAAGEMVGGVFYEGYPGGSGLTSGAVFGRIAGVGAAAGV, from the coding sequence ATGTCAAAGCAGATCGTCGTCGTGGGGTCGGGCAATGCGGCCATGTGTGCGGGAATCGCGGCCCTTGAAGCAGGTGCAAGCGTGCTGATGCTGGAAAAGGCGGATCAGGACCTGGCGGGCGGGAATACCAAATACACCGCCGGGGCCATGCGATTTGCCTATGATAATGCGGACGACCTCTTGCCATTGCTGAAGGATCCGAATGATCCACGCCTCGCCGTTACGGATTTTGGTGGCTACACCAAAGCCAAGTTTGCCGACGATCTGCTTGGCTTTAATGGCGGGCGGGCCTTGTCAGACGAACAAAAGCGGCTGATTGACCAAAGCCTGCCAGCGATGCAGTGGCTAGGTGGCCATGGTGTCAAATTCGAGCCAATCTATGCACGCCAGAGTTTCGAAAAAGACGGACGCCACGTATTTTGGGGCGGGCTGACGCTGGCTGCGGAAAACGAAGGGGTTGGGTTGTTTGATATGGAGCTTGCGGCATTTGAACGCCTTGGCGGTGTGATCCGCTATGATGCGGCAGTGACAGGACTGATTGTGGAATACGGGCAAGTTACTGGTGTGAATATCGGTGAAGAGGTGATCAAAGCAGACGCGGTCATTCTTGCTTGCGGCGGTTTCGAGGCCAGTAAAGCGCGCCGCCGCGACTGGATGGGCGGGCATTGGGACAAGGCCAAGGTGCGCGGCACGCCAATGAACACTGGTGACGGGTTAGCTATGGCGATCGAGATCGGAGCGCAAAAGAACGGGTTGGACGATGGATGCCACGCCACGCCAATGGATCTGCATATGCCCGATTACGCGAACCTTGATCTGCCTGCTTCCGAACGCAAGAATTACCGGAAGATCTGTTATTTCCTTGGGGTGATGCTGAACGCAGATGGCGACCGGTTTGTCGACGAGGGCGAGAATTTCCGCAACTATACCTACGCGCAATTCGGCAAGGCCGTGCTTGACCAACCGGGCCATTTCGCGTGGCAGATCTTTGATGCCAAAGTGGATGAATTGCTCTATGCCGAATACAGCTTTCATGATGCGCATTATGTGCAGGCAGAGACGCTGGAGGCGCTTTGCGAAAAGCTTGATGGCGTCGATGCCAAAGCGGCGCTGAACACGCTGACTGCCTATAACGATGCGGTGAATGCGGACGTGGCGTTTGACCCAACGAAGCTTGACGGGAAAGACACGCGCGGACTGCCTTTGGCCAAGTCCAACTGGGCACAACGGCTCGATACGCCACCGTTCAAGGCCTATCCCGTGACAGGTGGCATTACGTTCACCTATTGCGGGGTGAAAGTGTCAGAGAGTGGCGCGGTGCTTGACGATCATGAAAAGCCCATTGCTGGTTTGTTTGCCGCCGGGGAAATGGTTGGTGGCGTTTTCTACGAAGGCTATCCGGGTGGATCTGGCTTGACGTCTGGCGCTGTCTTTGGGCGCATAGCGGGGGTCGGGGCGGCAGCAGGCGTATAG
- a CDS encoding GntR family transcriptional regulator — MTTDLTDLSQGEVAFAKLMQAIETGVYQPGDRLREVEIAERLSLSRTPIREALRKLEAEKIVEHRPRVGAVIRRLGQTEVVELYEMRLVLERTAAEMAAKHSLAAEVDALTALNDDIGKQGDDAPRAAAINQKFHRAIYLAGRNRFLLDAARAMNNALLLLGPTTLADAERIATVTRQHAQIIAAISAGDIQSAGAAAEDHLQTSLRYRLKVMR; from the coding sequence ATGACGACTGATCTAACGGATTTGTCTCAGGGCGAGGTGGCTTTTGCCAAGCTGATGCAAGCGATTGAAACCGGCGTTTATCAGCCCGGCGACCGGCTTCGCGAGGTCGAGATCGCCGAACGCCTGTCTCTGTCCCGCACACCCATCCGCGAAGCACTGCGCAAACTCGAGGCTGAAAAAATCGTCGAACACCGCCCCCGCGTCGGTGCCGTAATCCGCCGCCTTGGGCAGACCGAGGTCGTCGAGCTTTATGAAATGCGCCTCGTACTGGAACGTACCGCCGCCGAGATGGCTGCAAAGCACAGTCTGGCGGCAGAGGTCGATGCCCTTACCGCATTGAATGACGACATTGGCAAGCAGGGGGACGATGCCCCCCGTGCCGCAGCCATCAATCAGAAGTTCCATCGCGCTATCTATCTGGCCGGGCGTAACCGTTTCCTATTGGATGCGGCACGGGCAATGAACAACGCGTTGCTCTTGCTGGGGCCCACAACCTTGGCAGATGCAGAGCGTATAGCGACAGTGACCCGGCAACACGCACAGATCATCGCCGCGATCAGTGCGGGTGATATACAAAGCGCGGGGGCCGCGGCAGAGGACCATCTTCAGACGTCATTGCGCTATCGCCTGAAAGTCATGCGCTGA
- a CDS encoding AbrB family transcriptional regulator: protein MLRVAITHGIAGLGVLAFHLLALPLPWLLGPITACLLAALMGVPMKSIPFLNNAMRSILGVAVGATFTTALVISMAGYWPTLLLVPVMVFLIGLVGVPYFQRLWGFDFATSYYSAMPGGLQDMLLFGEEAGGDVRALSLIHATRVMVIVVALPFILKGYWGVDLNNPPGVPTANLPVSQLALMVVAGLAGWQIAKAVGLFGASILGPMILAGILALTGVLQYRPPAEAIWAAQFFIGMTVGTKYAGVTGHEVRRDVAAALGFCVILLFLSALFVEVINLFALAPPMETLLAFAPGGQAEMTVLALIAGADMAFVIAHHVLRIVTVIVGAPIAARLFNGRPLG, encoded by the coding sequence ATGCTGCGTGTCGCCATCACTCACGGCATTGCAGGGCTTGGCGTGCTGGCGTTTCATCTGCTCGCCCTGCCTTTGCCATGGCTACTTGGGCCGATTACAGCCTGTCTGCTTGCGGCTTTGATGGGTGTGCCAATGAAAAGCATCCCGTTCTTGAACAACGCCATGCGCTCAATTCTTGGGGTCGCGGTCGGTGCGACGTTCACCACCGCATTGGTTATAAGCATGGCAGGCTACTGGCCGACGTTACTCTTGGTGCCTGTCATGGTTTTCCTGATCGGCCTTGTCGGGGTCCCCTACTTTCAGCGTCTCTGGGGCTTTGACTTTGCCACAAGTTACTATTCCGCGATGCCCGGTGGCTTGCAGGATATGCTCTTGTTTGGCGAAGAAGCCGGCGGCGATGTGCGCGCCTTGTCCTTAATCCACGCAACGCGGGTCATGGTGATCGTGGTGGCCTTGCCCTTTATACTGAAAGGGTACTGGGGCGTTGATCTAAACAACCCGCCAGGCGTTCCGACAGCGAATCTCCCTGTTTCACAGCTGGCCCTGATGGTCGTTGCGGGATTGGCGGGCTGGCAAATTGCCAAAGCGGTCGGATTGTTCGGGGCTTCGATCCTTGGGCCAATGATCCTCGCCGGCATTCTTGCGCTGACCGGCGTCCTGCAATACCGCCCGCCGGCCGAGGCAATCTGGGCCGCACAGTTCTTTATCGGCATGACGGTGGGAACGAAATACGCTGGTGTCACAGGTCACGAGGTCCGCCGCGATGTCGCCGCCGCTCTTGGATTTTGCGTGATCTTGTTGTTCCTTTCGGCGTTGTTCGTCGAGGTGATCAACCTGTTTGCATTGGCACCGCCAATGGAAACTTTGCTGGCCTTCGCCCCCGGCGGACAGGCGGAAATGACGGTGCTGGCGCTCATTGCCGGGGCCGATATGGCCTTTGTCATTGCCCATCACGTCTTGCGGATTGTGACTGTAATCGTGGGGGCACCAATCGCCGCACGGCTCTTTAATGGACGACCTCTGGGTTGA
- a CDS encoding D-2-hydroxyacid dehydrogenase family protein, producing the protein MKVHILDDWFDTLRGLPCFDELADHDVTVWTDHEPDPEKLAARVQDAEALVLFRERTKIGAELLTRLPNLQLISQRSVYPHIDVQACTDNGVMLCSNMHSDTPSYAAAEMTLSLILASFRQIPQQVASIRAGDWQMGVGRTLRGRTLGLYGYGRIAQAVAGYAEAIGMNVQWWASDAGRARAQADGCNVAESREAFFETSDVVSLHVRLKPTTKGIITAADLAAMAPRSLLVNTSRSGLIAPGVLEAEIARGRIHAAVDVFDAEPMRDTHNILLTHQNVLPTPHIGYVTEDEFDLQFSDIFDQINAYAAGDPIHVINPEVVH; encoded by the coding sequence ATGAAGGTTCATATTCTTGACGATTGGTTCGACACGTTGCGCGGGCTGCCGTGTTTTGACGAACTGGCCGACCATGATGTCACCGTCTGGACGGATCACGAACCGGACCCAGAAAAGCTTGCCGCGCGGGTTCAGGATGCCGAGGCGCTGGTTCTGTTCCGGGAACGCACCAAGATCGGGGCGGAGCTGCTGACCCGTCTGCCTAACCTGCAACTGATCAGCCAACGCAGCGTTTATCCGCATATCGACGTGCAGGCCTGCACTGACAATGGGGTAATGCTTTGTTCGAATATGCACTCTGACACGCCGTCTTATGCGGCGGCCGAGATGACCCTTTCGCTGATCCTTGCCAGCTTCCGGCAGATCCCGCAGCAAGTCGCCAGCATCCGCGCGGGCGATTGGCAGATGGGCGTTGGGCGAACCCTGCGGGGGCGCACCCTCGGGCTTTATGGTTACGGACGTATCGCACAGGCCGTCGCAGGCTATGCCGAGGCGATCGGTATGAACGTGCAATGGTGGGCCTCGGATGCGGGGCGCGCGCGGGCGCAGGCCGATGGATGCAATGTGGCCGAAAGCCGGGAGGCCTTCTTTGAGACCTCAGACGTCGTCAGCCTGCACGTCCGACTGAAGCCGACCACGAAGGGGATCATCACCGCCGCTGACCTTGCTGCGATGGCACCGCGTAGTTTGCTGGTGAACACATCGCGCAGCGGCCTGATTGCCCCCGGCGTACTGGAGGCTGAAATCGCCAGAGGGCGCATCCATGCCGCTGTTGATGTCTTTGACGCAGAGCCGATGCGGGACACTCACAACATCCTGCTGACGCATCAAAACGTGCTGCCCACGCCGCACATTGGCTATGTCACAGAGGATGAATTCGACCTGCAATTCAGTGATATCTTCGACCAGATCAATGCTTATGCCGCAGGCGACCCGATCCATGTGATCAACCCAGAGGTCGTCCATTAA
- a CDS encoding 4-oxalomesaconate tautomerase: MTQTVIPFLFMRGGTSRGPYLNRADLPENLETLAEVLIAMVGSGHPLNIDGIGGGNAVTTKVAMLSRSSDDWADIDYFFAQVSVEDRIVDFKPTCGNILSGVGPAAIDMGLIPATGPETTVNIHAVNTGARVVAKVQTSPEGVVYDGAAAIDGVPGTAAPVALQFMDTVGGATGAFLPTGNLVDTFNDVDVTCMDVAMPMVIAKAESFGLTGYESAEALNDNTDFFAAMEAVRIKAGEAMGIANVGQSVTPKFGLLAPAHDGGTIAARYFMPWKAHPTMAVTGAQCLASCVLTPGTVAEGMAARSNDRPATITLEHASGQIDVLVDYDLTADGIDLRSAGLVRTARLLARGEVMVPRGVWAR, encoded by the coding sequence ATGACCCAGACAGTGATCCCTTTCCTGTTCATGCGCGGTGGTACCTCGCGCGGGCCTTATCTGAACCGGGCGGACCTGCCCGAGAATCTGGAGACATTGGCCGAGGTTCTGATCGCCATGGTCGGCTCTGGTCATCCGCTGAACATCGACGGGATCGGTGGGGGCAACGCGGTGACGACGAAGGTCGCGATGCTGTCAAGATCGAGCGACGATTGGGCCGATATCGACTATTTCTTTGCGCAAGTCAGCGTCGAAGATCGCATTGTCGATTTCAAACCCACATGCGGCAATATCCTATCCGGCGTAGGTCCAGCGGCCATCGACATGGGGCTGATACCTGCGACAGGGCCAGAGACGACGGTGAATATCCATGCTGTCAACACAGGTGCACGCGTCGTCGCCAAAGTTCAAACATCGCCCGAAGGCGTTGTTTATGACGGTGCTGCCGCCATTGACGGCGTACCCGGCACAGCAGCGCCAGTAGCCCTGCAATTCATGGACACTGTCGGTGGTGCAACGGGTGCTTTCCTGCCGACAGGCAATCTGGTCGATACTTTCAACGACGTGGACGTGACCTGCATGGACGTCGCAATGCCCATGGTCATCGCCAAGGCTGAAAGCTTTGGGCTCACCGGATATGAAAGCGCCGAAGCGCTGAACGACAACACCGATTTCTTCGCTGCGATGGAGGCGGTGCGGATCAAGGCAGGAGAGGCAATGGGCATCGCGAACGTCGGCCAGTCCGTGACGCCCAAGTTCGGCCTGCTTGCGCCCGCGCACGACGGCGGCACCATCGCGGCGCGCTATTTCATGCCTTGGAAAGCGCACCCAACAATGGCCGTGACAGGGGCGCAATGCCTTGCAAGCTGCGTGCTGACGCCGGGAACTGTGGCCGAGGGGATGGCTGCCCGGTCAAACGATCGGCCCGCGACCATCACACTGGAACACGCCAGCGGGCAGATTGACGTGTTGGTGGACTATGACCTGACGGCTGATGGCATCGATCTGCGCTCTGCCGGGTTGGTGCGCACTGCGAGGCTGCTTGCGCGTGGCGAGGTGATGGTCCCGCGTGGAGTGTGGGCGCGATGA
- a CDS encoding tripartite tricarboxylate transporter permease, whose translation MEVFATALPALNDAFAMILQPHVLGFLVLGVVMGLCIGVFPGLGGIAGLSLLLPFMFGMEPVTGLALMIGMVAVVPTSDTFASVLMGIPGSSASQATVLDGFPMAKKGQAARALSAAFASSLFGGLVGAAFLTVFILAARPIVLLFQTPELLMITIFGLSMVGILAGRVALKGLVAACLGILVGTIGEGASSGALRMSTYDMPYLVDGLKLVIVGLGIFAIPEIIALLRRDKAISDRAPLGGGWAEGVKDWWANKWLSMRCSLIGVVVGVIPGLGGSVVDWIAYGHTVQTAKDKSQFGSGDVRGVIGPESSNNAKEGGGLVPTLLFGIPGSGSMAIFISAVALLGTGSIEVGPSMLKNNLDFTYAIVWLLAMANVVGTLICIAASGGIAKLTEIRFALLAPFLFMIIAFAAFQSRQEIWDLVALFGIGLLGILMRRFDWSRPAFLIGFVLSAPAERYTNQAYQIGASRFRRGFEEGIEYIFSPIVIVLIVITLLSVVIGLRQAKNIQAEGAVAAGSKRAPMVFLLGMTAYVALAYWNSAVIPDFARMDRVFPIFVATIALVGCALLVVQMIRSEESAAIFADREAEEAADNVHGLWATLAWFASLLVASAIVGFILALAGFLLLFIRIRAGKSWGYAAVYTAVGIAFICAMAWALNRDFPPGMLQSYVDLPWPLT comes from the coding sequence ATGGAGGTCTTTGCGACGGCATTGCCTGCGTTAAATGACGCTTTTGCGATGATCTTGCAGCCCCACGTCCTTGGCTTTCTGGTGTTGGGCGTCGTGATGGGCCTGTGCATTGGGGTCTTTCCGGGACTTGGTGGCATCGCTGGTCTGTCGCTCTTGTTGCCTTTCATGTTCGGGATGGAGCCTGTTACCGGGCTGGCCCTGATGATCGGCATGGTGGCGGTGGTGCCGACGTCTGACACCTTCGCATCGGTTTTGATGGGGATACCGGGGTCATCGGCGTCGCAAGCCACGGTCTTGGACGGTTTCCCCATGGCCAAGAAAGGGCAGGCGGCGCGTGCGCTGTCTGCTGCCTTCGCCTCGTCCCTTTTTGGTGGGCTTGTCGGTGCAGCCTTTCTCACTGTTTTTATTCTTGCCGCACGTCCTATCGTGCTGCTTTTCCAAACGCCCGAGCTGCTGATGATCACGATCTTCGGCCTGTCGATGGTAGGTATCCTTGCCGGACGTGTTGCGCTGAAAGGGCTTGTCGCCGCCTGTCTTGGGATCCTTGTTGGTACCATCGGTGAGGGCGCGTCTTCGGGTGCCCTGCGCATGTCCACTTATGACATGCCTTATCTGGTGGATGGTCTGAAACTGGTGATCGTCGGCCTTGGCATCTTTGCCATCCCCGAGATCATCGCGCTTTTGCGTCGTGACAAAGCCATTTCAGACCGCGCGCCATTGGGTGGCGGCTGGGCTGAAGGCGTCAAGGATTGGTGGGCCAACAAATGGCTGTCGATGCGCTGTTCGCTGATCGGCGTTGTCGTGGGCGTGATCCCCGGCCTTGGCGGATCGGTCGTGGACTGGATCGCCTATGGCCATACAGTGCAGACAGCCAAGGACAAATCGCAGTTCGGATCCGGCGATGTGCGCGGCGTGATCGGGCCGGAAAGCTCCAATAACGCCAAGGAAGGCGGCGGGCTGGTGCCAACGCTGCTGTTCGGCATCCCCGGTTCCGGGTCGATGGCGATCTTTATCTCTGCTGTAGCGTTGCTTGGCACCGGGTCGATTGAGGTCGGGCCGTCCATGCTCAAGAACAACCTTGATTTCACCTATGCAATCGTCTGGCTTCTGGCGATGGCCAACGTCGTCGGCACGCTGATCTGCATTGCCGCCTCGGGCGGGATTGCGAAACTGACCGAAATTCGTTTTGCGCTGCTGGCCCCGTTCCTGTTCATGATTATTGCCTTCGCGGCATTTCAGTCCCGTCAGGAAATTTGGGACCTTGTTGCATTGTTTGGCATCGGCCTGCTTGGCATCCTGATGCGTCGCTTTGACTGGTCGCGCCCAGCTTTCCTGATCGGTTTCGTGCTGTCCGCACCGGCCGAGCGCTATACCAACCAAGCGTATCAGATTGGTGCCTCCCGCTTCCGGCGCGGATTTGAAGAGGGGATTGAATACATCTTCAGCCCCATCGTCATCGTGCTGATCGTGATCACACTTCTGTCGGTTGTGATTGGGTTGCGCCAAGCCAAGAACATCCAGGCCGAAGGCGCGGTCGCTGCAGGCAGCAAGCGCGCACCGATGGTTTTCCTGTTGGGAATGACAGCCTATGTCGCGCTGGCCTACTGGAACTCTGCCGTCATTCCAGACTTTGCCCGCATGGACAGGGTGTTCCCGATTTTTGTGGCAACTATCGCCTTGGTGGGCTGTGCCTTGCTTGTGGTGCAGATGATCCGATCCGAGGAAAGCGCGGCCATCTTTGCGGACCGTGAAGCAGAGGAAGCCGCCGACAACGTTCACGGTCTTTGGGCAACGCTGGCTTGGTTTGCAAGCCTGCTGGTTGCCTCGGCCATTGTCGGCTTCATCCTCGCGCTGGCCGGGTTCCTGTTGTTGTTCATCCGCATCCGCGCAGGCAAAAGCTGGGGTTATGCTGCGGTCTATACGGCCGTTGGCATCGCCTTCATTTGCGCGATGGCCTGGGCACTGAACCGGGATTTCCCGCCAGGCATGCTGCAATCCTATGTCGATCTACCTTGGCCGCTCACATGA